A window of Photobacterium sp. GJ3 contains these coding sequences:
- a CDS encoding amino acid adenylation domain-containing protein, with translation MYGLSPLQEGILFHHLLSETGDTYLLSAMLQFDTRDRLNAWLSALQQVVDRHDILRTAFVSQGLSEPAQIVWRQARLPVTELAVDPAQGKIADQLLSRFDSRHSRLDLTQAPLLNLVITQDETGRWLLLQQWHHLIGDHSTSALIESEIATILDGQAEALNPAPHYREVIAQARLGISQAEHEVFFREMLADIDEPVLPFGLSDIRGDGQDTVTSHLRVPAALNLALREQARQRGVSLASLCHLAWAQVLSRITGKDTVVFGTVLLGRMQAGDGAEQAMGLFINTLPLRLDLNGTDVVKAVQLAHQRLSSLLQHEHAPLALAQRCSGMGAGAPLFSALLNYRHNQGSELVLPGGVTLLSAEERTNYPFVMSVEDGGDSLGLTAQIAQTVEADRICGYMLQALTSLAHALSETPAMPVSTLEILPEAEYRLQLERWNQTATDYPAAASIQTLFEQQAERSPSAIAVTDGATQVSYAALNQRANQLAHTLIAQGVEPGDRVILKLGRSLALVVAQLAVLKAGAVYVPVDPTLPEVRQAWIIADSGARVMIARQAGTEGLVWIRPDALSPCQENPGVSVSSTQAAYIMYTSGSTGQPKGVMTPHQGVTRLVINNRYAAFDQTDTVAFAANPAFDASTMEVWAALLHGGKLVVIAPDTMMDAAQFAQTLATHQVTTLFLTTALFNQYVHVIGETLSQLRYLICGGEKEDPAAFEALLALGGRVRLIHAYGPTETTTYATTAQIDRVYGRSRLPIGKPIGNTRTYVLDTQGRVVPRGAVGELYIGGVGVALGYLNRPELTAERFLPDPFNTGGKMYRTGDLVRYLHDGNLEYQGRNDRQVKIRGFRIEMGEIEAQLLNYPALRDAIVDVRNLGETQGLVAWLTTSQPIRPAVAEIRQYLSEHLPSYMLPSSFVWLDQLPLTPNGKVDRRALPEPESQDFAGLTYVAPAGETEMLLAQLWSELLGVAQIGRQDHFFELGGHSLLAVRQVSLAQQLGLEIPVQAIFDYPVLADLAAHLDQAHTGQRPRVALPARRSGQQSPLFFLPTGFGDYSYVYEMAKALNPDHPVYAVPWPDMSEALPDTMAQMAQRCAEMIRQVQPHGPYHLFGYSSGGVLAYQVAALLENTGEPIAFLGLFDTMRPQQAMQRETQLFLSWLEVEHTDLPEELMARFRAMPLKDILLTLNEMGIRTLMADPLQELSLWQQRYHYATLVGKAQIVPQQFSLHLFKAKEMMPPIRSEDLIQYWNSIKPAGFCRDDDSALGWESLLPASLLKVHRVDGDHGTMVSDAQNRAQLGDCINQLLSPDAVRKEADV, from the coding sequence ATTTACGGCCTGTCGCCCTTACAGGAAGGGATTCTGTTCCACCATCTGCTCAGTGAAACCGGTGATACGTATCTGCTGTCAGCCATGTTGCAGTTTGATACCCGGGATCGCCTGAATGCCTGGCTGTCGGCGCTGCAACAGGTGGTGGATCGCCATGATATCCTGCGGACCGCCTTTGTCAGTCAGGGACTTTCGGAACCGGCGCAGATCGTCTGGCGTCAGGCTCGTCTGCCTGTGACGGAACTGGCAGTGGATCCGGCGCAAGGGAAAATTGCCGACCAACTGCTGTCGCGGTTTGATTCCCGCCATTCGCGTTTGGATCTGACTCAGGCACCGTTACTGAATCTGGTGATCACACAGGATGAAACCGGACGCTGGCTGCTGCTGCAACAGTGGCACCACCTGATTGGCGACCATTCCACCTCGGCGCTGATTGAAAGTGAAATCGCCACGATTCTGGATGGTCAGGCAGAGGCGCTGAATCCTGCACCGCATTATCGCGAGGTGATTGCACAGGCGCGGCTGGGGATCAGTCAGGCGGAACACGAAGTCTTCTTCCGGGAGATGTTGGCGGATATCGACGAGCCGGTGTTGCCTTTTGGTCTGAGTGACATTCGCGGGGATGGGCAGGATACGGTGACATCTCATCTGCGTGTTCCGGCAGCGCTGAATCTGGCGCTGCGGGAGCAAGCGCGGCAACGGGGCGTCAGTCTGGCCAGTCTGTGTCATCTGGCCTGGGCGCAGGTGCTGTCACGGATCACCGGGAAAGATACTGTGGTGTTCGGCACTGTCCTGTTGGGCAGGATGCAGGCCGGAGACGGTGCAGAGCAGGCGATGGGGCTCTTTATCAATACTTTGCCGTTGCGTCTGGATCTGAACGGCACGGATGTGGTGAAAGCGGTGCAGCTGGCGCATCAGCGGCTGAGTAGCTTGCTCCAGCATGAACATGCCCCGCTGGCACTGGCCCAGCGATGCAGCGGCATGGGGGCTGGCGCACCTTTATTCAGTGCCCTGTTGAATTACCGGCATAACCAGGGCAGTGAACTGGTCCTGCCTGGAGGCGTGACCTTACTGAGTGCCGAAGAGCGGACCAACTATCCGTTTGTGATGTCGGTGGAAGACGGCGGTGACTCGCTGGGTCTGACCGCACAAATTGCTCAGACGGTGGAAGCCGACCGGATCTGCGGTTATATGCTGCAGGCGCTGACGTCACTGGCGCACGCCCTGAGTGAAACCCCTGCCATGCCGGTGAGCACGCTGGAGATTCTGCCTGAAGCCGAATATCGCCTGCAGCTGGAACGCTGGAATCAGACCGCAACGGATTATCCGGCGGCAGCCAGTATCCAGACGCTGTTTGAACAGCAAGCTGAACGCAGCCCGTCTGCCATTGCGGTGACCGACGGCGCGACACAGGTCAGCTATGCGGCGCTGAATCAGCGGGCGAATCAACTGGCGCATACTTTAATCGCGCAGGGGGTTGAGCCCGGTGATCGCGTCATTCTCAAGCTGGGACGCAGTCTGGCGCTGGTTGTTGCCCAACTGGCGGTTCTGAAAGCCGGGGCTGTGTATGTCCCGGTTGATCCGACTCTGCCAGAGGTTCGTCAGGCCTGGATTATCGCCGATAGTGGGGCGCGTGTGATGATTGCCCGACAGGCGGGAACAGAAGGGTTGGTCTGGATCCGTCCGGATGCACTGTCGCCTTGTCAGGAGAATCCTGGCGTCTCGGTTTCCAGCACCCAGGCGGCTTATATCATGTATACCTCGGGATCGACCGGTCAGCCGAAAGGCGTCATGACGCCGCATCAGGGAGTCACGCGTCTGGTGATTAATAACCGGTATGCGGCATTCGACCAGACAGATACCGTGGCCTTTGCCGCGAATCCGGCTTTTGATGCTTCGACGATGGAAGTCTGGGCGGCGTTGCTGCACGGGGGCAAGCTGGTGGTGATTGCACCGGATACCATGATGGATGCGGCTCAGTTCGCACAAACGCTGGCAACCCATCAGGTCACAACGCTGTTTCTGACAACCGCGCTGTTTAATCAGTATGTCCATGTGATCGGGGAGACGCTGTCGCAACTCAGGTATCTGATTTGTGGCGGTGAAAAAGAAGATCCGGCCGCATTCGAGGCACTGCTGGCTCTGGGGGGGCGTGTCAGACTGATCCATGCTTACGGGCCTACGGAAACGACGACTTACGCCACCACGGCGCAGATCGATCGTGTGTATGGCCGCTCACGGTTGCCAATCGGTAAACCAATCGGTAATACCCGCACCTATGTGCTGGATACACAAGGCCGAGTCGTTCCTCGCGGAGCAGTCGGGGAGCTCTATATTGGCGGTGTCGGTGTCGCACTGGGGTATCTGAATCGTCCGGAACTGACTGCCGAACGCTTCCTGCCGGATCCGTTCAATACCGGCGGGAAGATGTACCGGACCGGCGATCTCGTGCGTTATCTGCATGATGGGAACCTTGAATATCAGGGACGGAATGACCGACAGGTGAAAATCCGGGGTTTCCGGATTGAAATGGGTGAGATTGAAGCGCAGCTTCTGAATTATCCTGCGCTGCGCGATGCCATTGTCGATGTCCGCAATCTGGGTGAGACACAAGGGCTGGTGGCCTGGCTGACGACCTCTCAGCCAATCCGGCCAGCTGTCGCAGAGATCCGTCAGTATCTGAGTGAACATTTGCCGTCTTATATGCTGCCGTCGTCTTTTGTCTGGCTGGATCAACTGCCGCTGACTCCCAATGGTAAGGTCGACCGCCGTGCACTGCCGGAACCGGAGAGTCAGGATTTTGCCGGTCTGACTTATGTGGCGCCCGCAGGGGAAACGGAAATGCTGCTGGCACAACTGTGGTCTGAATTGCTGGGGGTTGCACAAATTGGCCGTCAGGATCATTTCTTTGAACTGGGCGGTCATTCTTTACTGGCTGTGCGGCAAGTCAGTCTGGCGCAGCAACTGGGACTGGAGATACCGGTACAGGCGATTTTCGATTATCCGGTTCTGGCGGATTTGGCCGCGCATCTGGATCAGGCGCACACCGGCCAGCGTCCGCGTGTGGCACTGCCAGCACGCCGTTCAGGTCAGCAGTCCCCCTTATTCTTCCTGCCGACGGGCTTTGGGGATTACAGTTATGTCTATGAGATGGCAAAAGCCCTGAATCCGGATCATCCGGTCTATGCCGTGCCCTGGCCGGATATGTCGGAAGCATTACCCGACACCATGGCACAGATGGCGCAACGCTGCGCAGAGATGATCCGTCAGGTTCAGCCGCACGGGCCATATCATCTGTTTGGCTATTCTTCCGGCGGCGTTCTGGCTTATCAGGTGGCAGCTTTACTGGAGAACACCGGAGAGCCGATTGCCTTCCTTGGGCTGTTCGATACCATGCGTCCGCAACAGGCAATGCAACGTGAGACACAGTTGTTCCTGAGCTGGCTGGAAGTCGAGCATACTGATCTGCCGGAAGAATTGATGGCGCGTTTCCGGGCGATGCCCCTGAAAGACATCTTACTGACGCTGAACGAGATGGGGATCCGGACACTGATGGCCGATCCGCTTCAGGAACTGTCCCTCTGGCAGCAGCGATACCACTATGCAACGCTGGTGGGCAAGGCGCAGATTGTGCCGCAGCAATTCAGTCTGCATCTGTTCAAGGCGAAAGAGATGATGCCACCGATTCGCAGTGAGGACCTGATTCAGTACTGGAACAGCATCAAACCGGCCGGGTTCTGCCGGGACGATGATTCTGCACTGGGCTGGGAATCTCTGTTGCCTGCGTCGCTACTGAAGGTACACCGGGTGGATGGGGATCATGGCACCATGGTGTCGGATGCGCAGAACCGGGCGCAGCTGGGGGATTGCATCAATCAGCTCCTCTCGCCGGATGCCGTCAGGAAGGAGGCTGACGTTTAA
- a CDS encoding DUF2786 domain-containing protein, protein MSEQKRKALKKIAKCLELGNSANVNEAAQAIKMAHRLMLKYGLEKDDIEFIQMGKTKSATLLPSDIGPQILKIIRGINRRFGVECVLTNYKGLKQAEFIGVAERAIFAAFAFDVVYREMNQQTGQFRNSFAGTGASQTEVTRRVSSFLAGWIEGALEKLPELNTDDDHDQRMSNFIDREFENLDRETFKKQLQEAMKAMTDDYEKGMKKGRSISVNRPVGGTQKQATKLLS, encoded by the coding sequence ATGTCTGAACAGAAACGAAAGGCACTGAAAAAAATAGCGAAGTGCCTTGAGTTAGGTAACTCAGCGAATGTCAATGAAGCTGCACAGGCCATCAAAATGGCGCATCGTCTGATGCTCAAATATGGTCTGGAAAAAGATGACATTGAATTTATTCAGATGGGGAAAACAAAGTCAGCAACCCTGCTGCCTTCAGACATCGGCCCGCAGATTCTGAAAATTATCCGCGGCATCAACCGGCGTTTCGGCGTTGAATGCGTCTTAACGAACTACAAAGGCCTGAAGCAGGCTGAATTTATCGGGGTCGCCGAGCGGGCGATTTTCGCGGCTTTTGCCTTTGATGTGGTGTATCGCGAAATGAATCAGCAAACCGGCCAGTTCAGGAACAGTTTTGCCGGGACCGGCGCGAGCCAGACCGAAGTGACCCGCCGGGTATCGTCATTTCTTGCGGGCTGGATTGAAGGCGCACTGGAAAAGCTGCCTGAACTCAATACCGATGATGACCATGATCAGCGAATGTCGAATTTCATCGACCGTGAATTCGAGAACCTGGATCGGGAAACCTTTAAGAAACAGCTGCAGGAAGCGATGAAAGCCATGACGGATGACTACGAGAAAGGCATGAAAAAAGGCCGCTCGATTTCGGTCAACCGGCCTGTGGGTGGCACTCAGAAACAAGCCACTAAACTCTTGAGCTGA
- a CDS encoding FYVE zinc finger domain-containing protein, with amino-acid sequence MTTLPSIDVPFEYRHTCWFCGEPYFECHTFRPVPNYDGESPVRVPCCEECYGICAKTKASGLDILRDRVKEKLHSQYQKHLQIGVQWTKEELEDSELEGKAFEGFKHSAWRMFEIARERVNYPGWPLAIDGQPVGQVSSAFQVTHDGIVYPSLSSAVEQLAKSYAIPQAYLEQTVELVGRAQLGFAIRFCKTTHGFSEAQQAASLASLKERLAEEAELEKPSAAYAGIEVALKLIAPQILHRTEISPYAVQWALRHGICTLAQLAEQEEQFLAHFGQDSELTAFHYFTGLQVYLEKRAEDPHWAAQDDPNRQWFQKLTGKRER; translated from the coding sequence ATGACGACCCTTCCGTCCATTGATGTTCCGTTTGAATATCGCCATACCTGCTGGTTTTGCGGGGAACCTTATTTCGAATGCCATACGTTCCGGCCGGTGCCGAACTATGACGGTGAATCACCTGTCCGGGTCCCGTGCTGTGAAGAATGTTATGGCATTTGTGCCAAGACCAAAGCCAGTGGTCTGGATATCCTGCGTGATCGCGTCAAAGAAAAGCTACACAGTCAATATCAGAAGCATCTGCAGATCGGGGTGCAATGGACCAAAGAAGAGCTGGAAGATTCTGAGCTGGAAGGGAAAGCCTTCGAAGGGTTTAAACACAGTGCCTGGCGGATGTTTGAAATTGCCAGAGAACGAGTGAATTACCCGGGCTGGCCGCTGGCGATTGATGGTCAGCCCGTTGGACAGGTCAGCAGTGCATTTCAGGTCACCCATGACGGGATCGTGTATCCGAGTCTTTCCAGTGCTGTGGAACAACTGGCGAAAAGCTATGCCATCCCTCAGGCCTATCTGGAACAGACGGTTGAACTCGTGGGCCGTGCACAATTGGGATTTGCGATTCGTTTCTGTAAAACCACGCATGGTTTTTCGGAAGCTCAGCAGGCGGCCAGTCTGGCAAGCCTGAAGGAAAGACTGGCAGAAGAAGCTGAGCTGGAGAAACCCAGTGCTGCTTATGCGGGAATTGAGGTTGCCCTGAAATTAATCGCGCCCCAAATTCTGCACCGCACGGAGATTTCGCCGTATGCGGTGCAATGGGCGTTACGACATGGGATTTGTACGCTGGCGCAATTGGCGGAACAGGAAGAGCAGTTTTTGGCGCATTTTGGTCAGGATTCGGAACTGACGGCATTTCATTATTTTACGGGCTTGCAGGTGTATCTGGAAAAACGGGCGGAAGATCCGCATTGGGCTGCACAAGATGATCCAAACCGGCAATGGTTTCAGAAACTGACAGGCAAACGAGAACGTTAG
- a CDS encoding DUF411 domain-containing protein has translation MTIKHKNIKALTASLFLFTMPVLAEEAIQGENYQTPTCGCCKAWVKHMNENGFALKMNFENNLHPIKQDSGIRPEYASCHTAIIQGYAFEGHVPAEEVKRFLAEKPDHLKGLAVAGMPMGSPGMEYNNQITPYDVLAFDENGKTVVWSSHHQPQTK, from the coding sequence ATGACAATCAAACATAAAAACATCAAAGCCCTGACCGCATCCCTGTTCCTGTTCACGATGCCAGTTCTGGCGGAAGAAGCCATTCAGGGTGAAAACTACCAAACGCCGACCTGCGGCTGTTGCAAGGCATGGGTCAAGCACATGAACGAGAATGGCTTTGCCCTGAAAATGAATTTTGAAAACAACCTGCATCCGATCAAGCAGGACAGCGGTATCCGGCCGGAATATGCATCCTGTCATACGGCCATCATTCAGGGATATGCCTTTGAGGGCCATGTCCCGGCAGAAGAGGTCAAACGTTTCCTGGCAGAAAAGCCAGACCATCTGAAAGGCTTGGCCGTGGCAGGCATGCCCATGGGTTCACCTGGGATGGAATATAACAATCAGATCACGCCCTATGACGTCCTGGCGTTTGATGAAAACGGGAAAACGGTTGTCTGGTCCAGTCATCATCAACCACAAACCAAGTAA
- a CDS encoding helix-turn-helix transcriptional regulator has product MQYTEEDRKVLYETWMSYKAKMRVTQIEMAKKLGVSQLFFSDILRGNLPLEHRFVSQFCQYMGVDPILTIPSLREQIGGALPNTVTLTNTYIVDGNIKNVRYSGNQIVVEYEHNVTTH; this is encoded by the coding sequence ATGCAATATACAGAAGAAGACAGAAAAGTCCTGTACGAAACATGGATGAGCTACAAGGCGAAGATGCGGGTCACTCAAATTGAGATGGCCAAGAAGCTGGGGGTCAGTCAGCTGTTCTTTTCCGATATCCTGCGGGGGAATTTGCCGCTGGAGCATCGTTTTGTCAGTCAGTTCTGTCAGTACATGGGGGTGGACCCGATTCTGACTATTCCGTCTCTGCGGGAGCAAATTGGGGGGGCGTTACCGAATACCGTGACCTTGACGAACACCTATATCGTTGATGGTAATATTAAAAATGTGCGTTATAGTGGAAACCAGATTGTCGTTGAATACGAACATAATGTGACGACGCATTGA
- a CDS encoding Gfo/Idh/MocA family protein codes for MKIGMIGLGDIAQKAYLPVITQWPGVDLVLCTRNAETLQRIASVHRIQSFVTDYRALVDFGVDGVMIHSATSSHAEIASFFLNHGIAVFVDKPLSDHYADCERLCDLAEQKQLPLFMGFNRRYLPLVSPYLTPDKVTNSLQAIRWQKHRLNQPGELRTFVFDDLIHPLDSINLTGTVSADMLHVRTQHYQGQIARLDVEWQQHETLFQAAMNRMNGVTAEQITLNFENQTYHFDSLATGTHWERGVETTLALPDWTPMLDSKGFTAMIAHWLEVVKAGKMATALMQRNLNSHFLAEAICQQLDP; via the coding sequence ATGAAAATCGGGATGATTGGGTTAGGGGATATTGCTCAGAAAGCCTACCTGCCAGTGATCACGCAGTGGCCCGGCGTAGACCTGGTGCTGTGTACAAGAAATGCAGAGACGTTGCAGCGGATTGCCTCGGTTCACCGGATTCAGTCTTTCGTGACGGACTATCGTGCGCTGGTGGACTTCGGTGTGGATGGCGTGATGATTCATAGTGCGACTTCTTCTCATGCAGAGATTGCCAGTTTTTTTCTGAATCATGGCATCGCGGTCTTTGTGGATAAACCACTGAGCGATCATTACGCCGATTGCGAACGTTTATGTGATCTTGCCGAGCAGAAACAATTGCCGCTGTTTATGGGGTTCAATCGTCGCTATCTGCCTTTGGTCAGCCCCTATCTGACGCCCGATAAAGTCACGAATTCGCTTCAAGCGATTCGCTGGCAGAAACACCGGCTGAATCAACCGGGGGAACTGCGAACCTTTGTGTTTGATGACTTGATTCATCCGCTCGATAGTATCAATCTGACCGGGACTGTCAGTGCCGATATGCTTCACGTACGCACGCAACATTATCAGGGGCAGATTGCGCGTCTTGATGTTGAATGGCAGCAGCACGAGACGCTGTTTCAGGCCGCCATGAACCGAATGAATGGTGTGACCGCAGAGCAGATAACGCTGAATTTCGAAAATCAGACTTATCATTTCGATTCTCTGGCGACGGGGACGCACTGGGAAAGGGGCGTTGAGACGACACTGGCGCTGCCAGACTGGACACCGATGCTCGATAGTAAAGGCTTTACCGCGATGATTGCGCATTGGCTTGAGGTGGTGAAAGCCGGGAAAATGGCGACGGCCCTGATGCAGCGGAATCTGAATTCTCATTTTCTTGCCGAAGCAATTTGTCAGCAACTGGATCCATAA
- a CDS encoding BCCT family transporter, whose translation MYSTKQFGADRLVSVLTIGFLSLFLIAAIVDLSWVSSVIQTLFGQSTAAFGHFWQWLMLLNFILAVAMALSPLGKVKLGQAKQPEIGQFRWTAMIMCTLLAGGGVFWSAAEPIYHFVTTPPTFDGLQAASAEAVAPALSQSFLHWGFLAWAVLGTLATIVLMYAHHQKGIQLRPRALLYPLLGDRLENHWLGSVIDACSIIAVAAGTIGPIGFLASQLGYSLHVVAGLDNSVLTQVMLLAGVVTIYSLSAATGMDKGLQWLSRFNVIVAVCLLVVMLLLGPTGFIVEHFSQAMLVYIQHLPEMSLTNESPGWNAWWTWFFWGWFIGFAPMMAIFIARISVGRSIRELVMTVAIGAPLVTHFWFSVLGGSGIFFELMQPGVISEPLNEGGLPAVLLATLAQLPASDWLIPAFLVLTTTFVVTTGDSMAYAIAMVTSGKNEPMTSHRVFWAVAMGGVAAVLLMAGDGGLNALQSFIVITAVPVSFLMLFTLLTGPQAAVRMYRATVKPERNASLATES comes from the coding sequence ATGTACTCCACCAAACAATTCGGAGCTGATCGATTGGTTTCAGTTCTAACGATTGGCTTCCTGAGCCTCTTTCTGATCGCAGCGATTGTCGATCTGTCTTGGGTATCTTCTGTCATTCAAACCTTATTTGGCCAGTCGACGGCGGCTTTCGGTCATTTCTGGCAGTGGTTGATGCTGCTGAACTTCATTCTGGCCGTCGCCATGGCGCTGTCACCTTTGGGTAAAGTCAAACTGGGTCAGGCCAAGCAACCAGAGATCGGTCAGTTCCGATGGACCGCCATGATCATGTGTACGCTGCTGGCTGGTGGCGGTGTGTTCTGGTCTGCTGCAGAGCCTATCTATCATTTTGTGACAACGCCACCAACCTTTGATGGCTTGCAGGCGGCTTCTGCTGAGGCCGTTGCGCCAGCGCTGAGTCAGAGTTTTCTGCACTGGGGCTTTTTAGCCTGGGCAGTGCTGGGGACGCTGGCAACCATTGTGCTGATGTATGCGCATCATCAGAAAGGCATTCAGCTTCGTCCGAGAGCTTTGCTCTATCCATTGCTTGGGGATCGGCTGGAAAACCATTGGCTGGGTTCGGTCATTGATGCATGTTCTATTATTGCGGTCGCTGCGGGGACCATCGGTCCGATTGGCTTCCTGGCTTCGCAACTGGGTTACAGTCTGCATGTTGTGGCTGGGCTGGATAATTCGGTGCTGACACAAGTGATGTTGCTGGCAGGTGTCGTGACCATTTACTCACTGTCAGCGGCAACCGGGATGGATAAAGGCTTGCAGTGGCTCAGTCGCTTTAACGTGATTGTGGCGGTGTGTTTGCTGGTGGTGATGCTGCTGTTAGGGCCAACCGGTTTTATTGTTGAACATTTTTCGCAGGCGATGCTCGTTTATATTCAGCATTTGCCGGAAATGAGCCTGACGAATGAATCTCCCGGCTGGAATGCCTGGTGGACCTGGTTCTTCTGGGGATGGTTCATTGGTTTTGCACCCATGATGGCGATTTTCATTGCCCGTATTTCTGTGGGTCGCAGCATTCGTGAGCTGGTGATGACGGTGGCGATTGGCGCGCCATTGGTGACGCACTTCTGGTTTTCTGTGTTGGGCGGTTCCGGGATCTTTTTCGAACTGATGCAGCCTGGCGTGATTTCCGAGCCGCTGAATGAAGGTGGTTTACCGGCGGTATTGCTTGCAACACTGGCTCAGTTGCCAGCGAGCGACTGGTTGATTCCTGCATTCCTGGTGCTGACCACGACTTTCGTTGTCACAACCGGAGATTCAATGGCTTATGCGATAGCGATGGTGACATCGGGTAAAAATGAACCGATGACCAGTCATCGTGTATTCTGGGCTGTCGCCATGGGTGGTGTTGCTGCAGTCCTGTTGATGGCTGGAGATGGTGGCCTGAATGCATTACAGTCATTTATTGTGATCACGGCTGTCCCCGTTTCTTTCCTGATGCTCTTTACTTTGCTGACGGGTCCTCAGGCGGCGGTACGAATGTATCGCGCGACTGTTAAGCCAGAGCGCAACGCCTCACTGGCCACAGAGTCGTGA
- the rsgA gene encoding ribosome small subunit-dependent GTPase A, which translates to MTTLISQPVISLHQLGWKPFLQQQLSLDEWEHCQPARVSAVHRSRIEVIAEHGSVSLQVVPAMPSLAVGDWVLITPQQQFVRLLDRFSCFWRKAAGSKVEEQLIASNLDTVFIVCSLNQDFNLSRIERYLALAHQAGVEPVIVLSKADCVEDPAELQAQVQQIDGMLMVEAINGLDPESVARLSPWCGQGKTVAFLGSSGAGKSTLVNTLLATEAQQTGGIREDDSKGRHTTTSRSLHLMPEGALLVDTPGMRELQLADCEDGITATFSDIEALATQCRFGDCSHQQEPGCAVQQAIESGDLDERRLRNYHKLNREIAFNSASIAEKRAKSKQLGRYYHAIQKNNRKQKNRA; encoded by the coding sequence ATGACAACACTGATTTCTCAACCAGTCATTTCACTACATCAACTGGGTTGGAAACCATTTCTACAACAACAACTGTCTCTCGATGAGTGGGAACACTGTCAGCCTGCACGCGTCAGCGCTGTCCATCGCAGCCGAATCGAAGTCATTGCTGAGCATGGCTCCGTGTCACTTCAGGTTGTGCCGGCGATGCCCTCGCTCGCTGTCGGAGACTGGGTGCTGATCACCCCCCAACAGCAGTTTGTCCGTTTACTGGATCGATTTTCCTGTTTCTGGCGCAAAGCTGCCGGCAGTAAAGTTGAAGAACAACTCATTGCCAGTAATCTGGATACGGTCTTCATCGTTTGCTCATTAAACCAGGATTTCAATCTCAGCCGGATTGAACGCTACTTAGCGCTGGCCCATCAGGCTGGCGTGGAACCGGTCATCGTGTTATCGAAAGCCGACTGCGTTGAGGATCCAGCCGAGCTTCAGGCGCAGGTTCAGCAAATCGATGGCATGCTGATGGTCGAAGCCATCAATGGGCTTGATCCGGAAAGCGTCGCCAGATTATCGCCATGGTGCGGCCAGGGAAAAACAGTCGCTTTTCTTGGCTCATCCGGTGCAGGTAAATCAACGCTGGTCAATACGCTTCTGGCCACCGAAGCACAGCAAACCGGCGGTATCCGGGAAGATGACAGTAAAGGTCGGCATACGACCACCTCGCGCTCACTTCATCTGATGCCTGAAGGTGCACTGCTGGTTGATACGCCGGGAATGCGGGAGTTACAACTCGCAGATTGCGAGGATGGCATCACTGCAACCTTCTCGGATATCGAAGCACTGGCAACGCAATGCCGATTCGGCGATTGTTCGCATCAGCAAGAACCGGGATGCGCTGTACAGCAAGCCATTGAATCCGGAGATCTGGACGAGCGACGGCTCAGAAACTATCACAAGCTCAATCGGGAAATCGCATTCAACTCAGCGAGTATTGCCGAGAAGCGTGCAAAATCAAAACAACTTGGCCGATATTATCACGCCATTCAGAAAAACAATCGGAAACAAAAAAACCGAGCCTAA
- a CDS encoding DUF3581 domain-containing protein: protein MFLDAYFAEHSGRYSFSREQASYFAKKIAGDFNPIHDADNKRFCVPGDLLFSVMLAKTGLSQKMHVEFAGMITDGVELTINTKSANDLSLVDEKGKEYLHVTRDGEISHNTKLIETVTKNYVKFSGMNFPHIMVPLMESEQVMINPARPLVIYESMALEFSRLDLESPQVELTDSIIESDGKRGSVTLAFSFTEDGEVVGEGRKKMLMSGLRPYCQTQIDDLVKRFNARKDAFLTA, encoded by the coding sequence ATGTTTCTAGATGCTTACTTCGCTGAACACAGCGGTCGTTATTCTTTTTCCCGTGAGCAAGCCAGCTATTTTGCTAAAAAAATCGCCGGTGACTTTAACCCGATTCACGATGCAGACAACAAACGATTCTGCGTTCCGGGTGATCTGCTGTTTTCAGTGATGCTGGCCAAAACAGGCCTGAGCCAGAAAATGCACGTTGAATTTGCTGGCATGATTACTGACGGCGTTGAGCTGACCATCAACACCAAATCAGCCAATGATTTATCTTTGGTTGATGAAAAAGGAAAAGAATATCTGCATGTCACGCGCGATGGTGAGATTTCACACAACACCAAGCTGATTGAGACTGTCACGAAAAACTACGTGAAGTTTTCCGGAATGAATTTCCCGCATATTATGGTGCCGCTGATGGAATCTGAGCAGGTGATGATCAACCCTGCCCGCCCGCTGGTGATTTATGAAAGCATGGCACTCGAATTCAGCCGTCTGGATCTGGAATCCCCACAAGTTGAATTGACAGACTCCATCATTGAGTCTGATGGCAAACGTGGCAGCGTCACGCTGGCATTCAGCTTTACAGAAGATGGTGAAGTCGTCGGCGAAGGTCGTAAAAAAATGCTGATGAGCGGTTTGCGCCCATACTGTCAAACGCAGATTGATGATTTGGTTAAGCGCTTTAACGCTCGTAAAGATGCCTTTCTGACCGCCTAA